From Rutidosis leptorrhynchoides isolate AG116_Rl617_1_P2 chromosome 3, CSIRO_AGI_Rlap_v1, whole genome shotgun sequence, a single genomic window includes:
- the LOC139899963 gene encoding uncharacterized protein, which yields MAATNTSATKSLTDDQPEKTAEAIPVVTTEGDKSTDPSVDKKIGDSGDKKTVTAIEVDGNSNNNDDGDSVTDTQRKIRRAERFGMPVKLSEEEKRNSRAERFGTTPGSKGSDTTKKAEELKRKARAERFGITKSTSAEEDEKKKARLSRFGSASNASVDPLEEEKKKARALRFSGTQVNGNKKIEQNVVIAGKAGGEA from the exons ATGGCCGCAACGAATACGTCGGCAACGAAGAGTCTGACCGACGACCAACCGGAGAAGACCGCAGAGGCAATTCCTGTCGTAACAACTGAGGGCGATAAATCTACGGATCCTTCCGTCGACAAGAAAATCGGTGACTCCGGTGATAAAAAGACGGTGACAGCTATAGAGGTTGATGGTAACAGTAACAACAACGATGACGGTGATTCGGTTACCGATACTCAAAGGAAGATTCGCCGTGCAGAGCGGTTCGGTATGCCGGTTAAGCTTTCTGAAGAAGAAAAACGAAATTCGCGTGCTGAGAG ATTCGGTACGACACCTGGCTCAAAAGGATCGGATACCACAAAGAAAGCCGAGGAGCTGAAAAGGAAGGCTAGGGCAGAGAG ATTTGGTATCACAAAATCAACATCTGCCGAGGAAGATGAGAAAAAGAAGGCTAGACTTTCTAGGTTTGGATCAGCTTCTAATGCTAGTGTTGATCCTCttgaagaagagaaaaagaaagcTAGAGCACTTAG GTTTTCCGGAACTCAGGTGAACGGTAACAAAAAAATTGAACAGAATGTGGTGATTGCTGGTAAGGCCGGTGGAGAGGCTTGA
- the LOC139896088 gene encoding uncharacterized protein has translation MMANDTFSITTKWNEKRMEENEGLRTVDCLRGRLQAERTSSKAANDESEQIGKKLIELEKQLKIEIKSRNKAEKRLNFLLKKLDSLNISYDVSTDDQSSCFSEKSEGSSFSSSCKSQHQMELQNPQFTEEAISENLKDDDEYQLYKDNSHGSKSLSTTNNHSNEKHDRDIDHNVDNSMALIIVEDSAITKPTKDEDSFDNSMALVVVDSRVAKERQEVPTCSTNVKDVLDALRYARESLQTSIEMKKHMKSNVTQSRLNKISC, from the exons ATGATGGCAAATGATACATTTTCAATCACAACAAAATGGAA TGAAAAAAGAATGGAAGAAAATGAAGGTTTAAGGACAGTAGATTGTTTAAGAGGTAGATTGCAAGCTGAAAGAACATCTTCCAAAGCTGCTAATGATGAATCTGAACAAATTGGCAAAAAG TTGATTGAGCTTGAGAAGCAGTTGAAAATTGAGATTAAATCAAGAAACAAAGCTGAAAAAAGGCTGAATTTTCTGTTGAAAAAGCTTGATTCTTTAAACATATCATATGATGTTTCAACAGATGATCAATCTTCATGTTTTTCTGAAAAAAGTGAAGGTTCTTCTTTTTCATCATCTTGTAAATCTCAACATCAAATGGAGTTGCAAAATCCCCAATTTACAGAGGAGGCTATTTCTGAGAATTTaaaggatgatgatgaatatcaGTTATATAAAGATAATAGCCATGG GTCAAAATCTTTGTCAACAACGAACAATCATAGTAATGAAAAACATGATCGAGACATAGATCATAATGTCGATAACTCAATGGCACTGATTATAGTTGAGGATAGTGCAATTACGAAACCAACAAAGGATGAAGATAGCTTTGACAACTCCATGGCATTAGTCGTTGTTGACTCTAGGGTAGCCAAAGAGAGACAAGAGGTACCAACATGTAGCACCAATGTGAAAGATGTGCTTGATGCTTTAAGGTATGCTAGAGAAAGTCTTCAAACTTCAATTGAGATGAAAAAGCATATGAAATCAAACGTTACTCAATCTAGACTCAATAAGATCTCATGTTAA